A genomic segment from Pseudoduganella chitinolytica encodes:
- a CDS encoding MFS transporter, with product MQSRRILFILFLIYFVFAILLNSVGTVILQVINNYGVTKSAASVLEGFKDLPIAVVSFLVASFLPRIGYKKAMLIGLAIVTAACVAMPLVPGFATAKLLFLCVGVSFALIKVSVYSTLGLVATSRRHHAGIMNTLEGFFMVGVLCAYWVFSWFIDSGDPRSHGWLNVYWLLAALCAVTFVLLLATRFDERLAALPADRTAAQDFAAMLKLFFKPLVCIFVITAFLYVLIEQSVGTWLPTFNNEILKLPAAMSVQVTSIFAASLALGRLSAGVVLRRLHWYPVMNACLVGMGAVVLLALPLTHDAVSNPDVTWASAPVAAFLFPLIGLFMAPIYPGINSVMLSSLPQHQHSAMTGLLVIFSALGGTTGSLVTGYVFGAFSGHFAFYLTLVPIAIVLVMLYFFRRAVEGEDGVGGTGPVIIGGSH from the coding sequence ATGCAAAGCCGCCGCATCCTGTTCATCCTGTTCCTGATCTATTTCGTGTTCGCCATCCTGCTCAACAGCGTGGGCACGGTGATCCTGCAGGTCATCAACAACTACGGCGTGACGAAGTCCGCCGCCAGCGTGCTGGAAGGGTTCAAGGACCTGCCGATCGCCGTCGTGTCGTTCCTGGTCGCCTCGTTCCTGCCGCGCATCGGCTACAAGAAGGCGATGCTGATCGGCCTGGCCATCGTTACCGCCGCGTGCGTGGCCATGCCGCTGGTGCCGGGCTTCGCGACGGCCAAGCTGCTGTTCCTGTGCGTGGGCGTGTCGTTCGCATTGATCAAGGTGTCCGTGTATTCGACGCTGGGACTGGTGGCCACCAGCCGCCGTCATCACGCGGGCATCATGAACACGCTGGAAGGCTTCTTCATGGTGGGGGTGCTGTGCGCCTACTGGGTGTTCAGCTGGTTCATCGATTCGGGCGATCCACGCTCGCACGGCTGGCTGAACGTCTACTGGCTGCTGGCCGCGCTGTGCGCCGTCACGTTCGTGCTGCTGCTGGCGACGCGTTTCGACGAGCGCCTGGCCGCGCTGCCGGCCGATCGTACGGCGGCCCAGGACTTCGCCGCGATGCTCAAGCTGTTCTTCAAGCCGCTGGTCTGCATCTTCGTCATCACCGCGTTCCTGTACGTGCTGATCGAGCAGAGCGTGGGCACCTGGCTGCCGACGTTCAATAACGAGATCCTGAAGCTGCCGGCGGCGATGAGCGTGCAGGTGACGAGTATCTTCGCGGCCAGCCTGGCGCTCGGCCGGCTGTCCGCGGGCGTCGTACTGCGCCGGCTGCACTGGTATCCCGTCATGAACGCCTGCCTGGTGGGGATGGGTGCCGTCGTGCTGCTGGCGCTGCCGCTGACGCACGACGCCGTCAGCAATCCGGACGTCACGTGGGCCAGCGCGCCGGTCGCCGCCTTCCTGTTCCCGCTGATCGGCCTGTTCATGGCGCCGATCTACCCGGGCATCAATTCGGTGATGCTCAGCTCCCTGCCGCAGCACCAGCATTCCGCGATGACGGGCCTGCTGGTGATCTTCTCGGCCCTGGGCGGCACCACCGGCTCGCTGGTCACGGGCTACGTCTTCGGGGCATTTTCCGGCCACTTCGCGTTCTACCTGACGCTCGTGCCGATCGCCATCGTGCTCGTGATGTTGTACTTCTTCCGCCGCGCGGTGGAGGGCGAGGACGGCGTCGGCGGGACGGGTCCCGTTATAATCGGCGGTTCGCATTGA
- a CDS encoding substrate-binding domain-containing protein: protein MNLKALADTLGMSKTTVSRALNGYPEVSERTRERVLAAAAAAGYQANPAARTLAVGRSNVLGIIYPLLPADLGDPMFLETVGGMSAALEAAGMNLIIVPVSPANELPTYRQLVRGRRVDGLVVSRTLVDDERIAWLGEAGFPFVAHGRTQLDRPYAWFDYDNAAGVALAVQALLAHGHHRIALLGSPLTLNFARQRRDSFIASLDAAGLAPDPRCVVESAIDRRSGYQAMQQLLAVAPRPTAVIVDNHLSGVGAVRALLDAGLRIGTDISLIVWGSMADTLAGLDVTTIDQPDARAAGAKMAQMLLARLAGTPAANLQELWQPRLVAGSTVGPAPR from the coding sequence ATGAACCTGAAAGCGCTGGCCGACACGCTCGGCATGTCCAAGACCACGGTCAGCCGCGCGCTGAACGGCTATCCGGAAGTGTCCGAGCGCACGCGCGAACGCGTCCTGGCCGCGGCCGCGGCGGCCGGCTACCAGGCCAATCCGGCCGCGCGCACGCTGGCGGTGGGGCGCAGCAATGTCCTCGGCATCATCTACCCGCTGCTGCCGGCCGACCTGGGCGATCCGATGTTCCTGGAGACGGTGGGCGGCATGTCCGCCGCGCTGGAAGCGGCGGGCATGAACCTGATCATCGTGCCCGTTTCGCCGGCCAATGAGCTTCCTACCTACCGCCAGCTGGTGCGGGGCCGCCGTGTCGACGGTCTCGTGGTCAGCCGCACCCTCGTCGACGACGAACGGATCGCGTGGCTGGGCGAAGCGGGCTTCCCGTTCGTGGCCCACGGCAGGACACAGCTGGATCGACCGTATGCCTGGTTCGATTACGACAACGCGGCCGGCGTCGCCCTGGCCGTGCAGGCCCTGCTGGCGCACGGACACCACCGGATTGCGCTATTGGGATCGCCGCTGACGCTGAACTTCGCCCGCCAGCGCCGCGACAGTTTCATCGCCTCGCTGGATGCTGCCGGCCTTGCGCCCGATCCGCGCTGCGTGGTCGAGTCGGCGATCGACCGTCGCAGCGGCTACCAGGCCATGCAGCAGTTGCTGGCCGTGGCACCACGGCCGACCGCCGTCATCGTCGACAACCACCTGTCCGGCGTAGGCGCCGTGCGCGCGCTGCTCGATGCAGGCCTGCGCATCGGTACCGATATCTCGCTGATCGTCTGGGGCAGCATGGCCGACACCCTGGCAGGGCTGGACGTGACGACGATCGACCAGCCCGACGCGCGCGCGGCCGGTGCGAAAATGGCGCAGATGCTGCTGGCCCGGCTGGCCGGAACGCCTGCGGCTAACTTGCAGGAATTGTGGCAGCCGCGCCTCGTGGCGGGATCGACGGTTGGGCCGGCACCACGCTGA
- a CDS encoding phytanoyl-CoA dioxygenase family protein, producing MRYARLTPGHGFKPANSFFYYLQRIVVSPPLRGLCVRLFRQWVRLRQGEPAAALPLAQRRLLDHLHAEGYAALGNVLTPAQCADIHRYFKPRTLTDRHDASSTFTLASVPATARLAEYSLGDIVHSPHILALANDRRLLELAASYIGCKPTISQLGVRWSFPANGRRSDLQTFHRDSEDWRYFKVIIYLTDVGDADGPHVYVRGTHKTRAPMRLHLQSDGEVSEQYGAERLIVARGERGFGFAVDTAGVHKGAPPTDRPRLMLQIQYSLFRSYAYVYEPAPYPDDCLFDRYINRLILA from the coding sequence ATGAGATACGCACGCCTGACGCCGGGGCACGGCTTCAAACCCGCCAACAGCTTCTTCTATTACCTGCAGCGTATCGTCGTCTCGCCTCCGCTGCGCGGCCTGTGCGTACGCCTGTTTCGCCAGTGGGTGCGCCTGCGCCAGGGTGAGCCAGCCGCCGCACTGCCGTTGGCGCAGCGCCGCCTGCTCGATCACCTGCATGCGGAAGGCTACGCGGCACTGGGCAACGTGCTGACGCCCGCGCAGTGCGCCGACATCCACCGCTACTTCAAGCCGCGTACGCTGACCGACCGCCACGATGCCAGCTCCACCTTCACGTTGGCCAGCGTGCCGGCCACGGCCCGGCTGGCCGAGTACAGCCTGGGCGACATCGTACACAGCCCGCACATCCTCGCGCTGGCCAACGACCGTCGGCTGCTGGAGCTGGCCGCCAGCTACATCGGCTGCAAGCCGACGATTTCGCAGCTGGGCGTGCGCTGGTCGTTTCCCGCCAATGGCCGGCGCAGCGACCTGCAGACGTTTCACCGCGATTCGGAGGACTGGCGCTACTTCAAGGTGATCATCTACCTGACCGACGTCGGCGACGCCGACGGACCGCACGTCTACGTACGGGGCACTCACAAGACACGCGCACCCATGCGCCTGCACTTGCAAAGCGACGGCGAAGTGAGCGAGCAGTATGGCGCCGAGCGGCTGATCGTCGCGCGGGGCGAGCGGGGTTTCGGCTTTGCCGTCGACACGGCCGGCGTGCACAAGGGCGCGCCACCGACCGACCGGCCCCGCCTGATGCTGCAGATCCAGTACTCGCTGTTTCGCAGCTACGCCTACGTGTACGAACCGGCCCCGTATCCGGACGACTGCCTGTTCGACCGCTACATCAACCGCCTGATCCTGGCCTGA
- the icmF gene encoding fused isobutyryl-CoA mutase/GTPase IcmF, protein MNDLTSAKTLAAEADQARPANKVRFVTAASLFDGHDASINIMRRILQSNGVEVVHLGHNRSVDEVVTAALAEDVQGIAISSYQGGHVEYFKYMIDLLRQRGGAHIKVFGGGGGVIVPSEIADLHAYGVTRIFSPEDGQRMGLVGMIQWMVQQCDIDLSQYSPTSLAPLQEGDIAARHRPLAQLITALENDRATPELRQQLLAAADELATPTLGITGTGGAGKSSLTDELIRRIRLDQGDALNIAIISIDPSRRKSGGALLGDRIRMNAINPWNGQARVFMRSLATREAGSEISQALPDVIAACKVAGFDLVIVETSGIGQGDAAIVPHVDVSMYVMTPEFGAASQLEKIDMLDFADFIAINKFDRKGAADALRDVAKQYQRNRELWSKRPEEMPVYGTQASRFNDDGVTALYQGLLPKLVEHGLHTQPGKLAPVDVRFSSGKNVIVPPARARYLAEIADTVRGYHKAVRRQSVLARERQQLTEAKRMLALAGKNADFDDVIVERDNQLDANTKKLLATWPEVQAAYAGDEFVVKIRDKEIRTGLVYHTLSGNKVRKVSLPKYEDHGELLRWLMLENVPGSFPYTAGVFPFKREGEDPTRMFAGEGDAFRTNRRFKLVSEGLDAKRLSTAFDSVTLYGADPALRPDIYGKVGNSGVSIATLDDMKVLYDGFDLCSPTTSVSMTINGPAPTILAMFMNTAIDQQIDKFTRDKGRHPTADEAAQIRAWVLQNVRGTVQADILKEDQGQNTCIFSTEFSLKVMGDIQEYFVRHQVRNFYSVSISGYHIAEAGANPISQLAFTLSNGFTFVEAYLARGMNIDDFAPNLSFFFSNGMDPEYTVLGRVARRIWAVTMRDKYGANDRSQKLKYHIQTSGRSLHAQEIDFNDIRTTLQALIAIYDNCNSLHTNAYDEAITTPTDESVRRALAIQLIINREWGLAKNENPNQGAFIMEELTDLVEEQVLQEFERIAERGGVLGAMETGYQRGKIQEESLLYEHKKHDGSLPIIGVNTFRNPKGAEVPQTIELARSTDDEKQSQLQRLEDFHTRHAAQSPAALAALQQAAIDNENVFEKLMDAARVCSLGQITTALFEVGGQYRRNM, encoded by the coding sequence ATGAACGATCTGACCTCCGCCAAGACCCTAGCCGCCGAAGCCGACCAGGCGCGGCCGGCCAACAAGGTGCGCTTCGTTACGGCCGCCTCGCTGTTCGATGGCCACGATGCCTCGATCAACATCATGCGCCGCATCCTGCAGTCCAATGGCGTCGAGGTCGTCCACCTCGGCCACAACCGCTCGGTCGACGAAGTCGTCACCGCCGCATTGGCCGAAGACGTACAGGGCATCGCCATCTCCAGCTACCAGGGCGGCCACGTCGAATACTTCAAGTACATGATCGACTTGCTGCGCCAGCGCGGCGGTGCGCACATCAAGGTGTTTGGCGGCGGCGGTGGCGTCATCGTCCCTTCCGAGATCGCCGACCTGCACGCATACGGCGTCACGCGCATCTTCAGCCCGGAAGACGGCCAGCGCATGGGGCTCGTCGGCATGATCCAGTGGATGGTGCAGCAGTGCGACATCGACCTGTCGCAGTATTCGCCCACGTCGCTGGCGCCCCTACAGGAAGGCGACATCGCGGCGCGCCACCGCCCGCTGGCCCAGCTGATCACGGCGCTGGAAAACGACCGCGCCACGCCCGAGCTGCGCCAGCAGTTGCTGGCGGCGGCCGACGAGCTGGCAACGCCCACGCTTGGCATCACCGGCACGGGCGGCGCCGGCAAGTCGTCGCTGACGGATGAACTGATCCGCCGGATCCGCCTGGACCAGGGCGACGCGCTGAACATCGCGATCATCTCGATCGACCCGTCGCGCCGCAAGTCCGGGGGCGCGCTGCTGGGCGACCGCATCCGCATGAACGCGATCAATCCATGGAACGGCCAGGCGCGCGTCTTCATGCGTTCGCTGGCCACGCGCGAGGCAGGCTCCGAGATCTCCCAGGCGCTGCCGGACGTGATCGCGGCCTGCAAGGTCGCCGGCTTCGACCTCGTCATCGTCGAGACGTCCGGCATCGGCCAGGGCGACGCGGCCATCGTGCCGCACGTGGACGTGTCCATGTACGTGATGACGCCCGAATTCGGCGCCGCGTCGCAGCTGGAAAAAATCGACATGCTCGATTTCGCCGACTTCATCGCCATCAACAAATTCGACCGCAAGGGCGCCGCTGACGCGCTGCGCGACGTGGCGAAACAGTACCAGCGCAACCGTGAGCTGTGGAGCAAGCGCCCGGAAGAAATGCCCGTGTACGGCACGCAGGCGTCGCGCTTCAATGACGATGGCGTCACCGCGCTGTACCAGGGCCTGCTGCCCAAGCTGGTCGAGCACGGCCTGCACACGCAGCCGGGCAAGCTGGCGCCCGTCGACGTGCGCTTCAGCTCCGGCAAGAACGTCATCGTGCCGCCCGCGCGTGCGCGCTACCTGGCCGAGATCGCGGACACGGTGCGCGGCTATCACAAGGCCGTGCGCCGCCAGTCCGTGCTGGCCCGCGAGCGCCAGCAGCTGACGGAGGCCAAGCGCATGCTGGCGCTTGCGGGCAAGAACGCCGACTTCGACGACGTCATCGTCGAGCGCGACAACCAGCTGGACGCCAACACGAAGAAACTGCTGGCAACCTGGCCGGAAGTGCAGGCGGCCTATGCGGGCGACGAGTTCGTCGTGAAAATCCGCGACAAGGAAATTCGTACGGGCCTGGTCTACCACACGCTGTCCGGCAACAAGGTACGCAAGGTATCGCTGCCGAAGTACGAGGACCACGGCGAGCTGCTGCGCTGGCTGATGCTGGAGAACGTGCCGGGATCGTTCCCGTACACGGCCGGGGTGTTCCCGTTCAAGCGCGAAGGCGAGGACCCGACCCGCATGTTCGCCGGCGAAGGCGACGCGTTCCGCACCAACCGCCGCTTCAAGCTGGTGTCCGAAGGGCTGGATGCGAAGCGCCTGTCCACCGCCTTCGACTCCGTCACGCTGTATGGCGCCGATCCGGCGCTGCGCCCCGACATCTACGGCAAGGTCGGCAACTCGGGCGTGTCGATCGCCACCCTGGACGACATGAAGGTGCTGTACGACGGCTTCGACCTGTGCAGCCCGACGACGTCCGTCTCGATGACGATCAACGGCCCGGCGCCGACGATCCTTGCCATGTTCATGAACACGGCGATCGACCAGCAGATCGACAAGTTCACGCGCGACAAGGGCCGCCATCCGACGGCTGACGAAGCGGCGCAGATCCGCGCCTGGGTGCTGCAGAACGTGCGCGGCACCGTGCAGGCCGACATCCTGAAGGAGGACCAGGGCCAGAACACGTGCATCTTCAGCACCGAGTTCTCGCTGAAGGTAATGGGCGACATCCAGGAATATTTTGTCCGGCACCAGGTGCGCAACTTCTACTCCGTCTCGATCTCGGGCTACCACATCGCCGAAGCGGGCGCGAATCCGATCTCGCAGCTGGCCTTCACCTTGTCGAACGGCTTCACGTTTGTCGAGGCGTACCTGGCGCGCGGCATGAACATCGACGACTTCGCGCCGAACCTGTCGTTCTTCTTCTCGAACGGCATGGACCCCGAGTACACGGTACTGGGCCGCGTAGCGCGCCGCATCTGGGCCGTCACGATGCGCGACAAGTACGGTGCCAACGACCGCAGCCAGAAGCTGAAGTACCACATCCAGACGTCGGGCCGCTCGCTGCACGCGCAGGAGATCGACTTCAACGACATCCGCACGACGTTGCAAGCACTGATCGCCATCTACGACAACTGCAACTCGCTGCACACCAACGCCTATGACGAGGCCATCACCACGCCGACGGACGAATCGGTGCGCCGCGCACTGGCGATCCAGCTGATCATCAACCGCGAGTGGGGCCTGGCGAAGAACGAGAACCCGAACCAGGGTGCGTTCATCATGGAGGAACTGACGGACCTGGTGGAAGAACAGGTACTGCAGGAGTTCGAACGCATCGCGGAGCGCGGCGGCGTGCTGGGTGCGATGGAGACGGGCTACCAGCGCGGCAAGATCCAGGAGGAGTCGCTGCTGTACGAGCACAAGAAGCACGACGGCTCGCTGCCGATCATCGGCGTCAATACCTTCCGTAATCCGAAGGGCGCCGAGGTGCCGCAGACGATCGAGCTGGCCCGCTCGACCGACGACGAGAAGCAGTCGCAGTTGCAGCGGCTGGAGGACTTCCATACGCGTCACGCAGCGCAAAGCCCGGCCGCGCTGGCCGCGCTGCAGCAGGCCGCCATCGACAACGAGAACGTGTTCGAGAAACTGATGGATGCGGCGCGCGTGTGCTCGCTGGGGCAGATCACCACCGCCTTGTTCGAGGTGGGTGGGCAGTACCGCCGCAATATGTAA
- a CDS encoding indolepyruvate ferredoxin oxidoreductase family protein, with the protein MPDTPAMGTAASVRDAAPAQPVVLNDVSLDDKYTATSGKIFLSGIQALVRLPMMQKLRDEKAGLNTAGFISGYRGSPLGGLDETLWKTKKHLEASHIQFVPGVNEDLAATAVWGSQQVDLIGPSKYDGVFAMWYGKGPGVDRCGDVFKHMNHAGTSKHGGILLVAGDDHGAYSSTLPHQSDHIFSACMIPVLYPCNVQEYLDLGVHGWAMSRFSGCAVAFKALADTVESSASVDADPFRVQVKLPQDFHMPEGGLNARLSSIPLGQQARNQEALMQDYKIYAALAYARENKLNHTTIDNPNAKLGIIASGKSYLDVLEALEELGIDEDMAAKVGLRLFKVSMPWPLEPDSVREFAQGLDEILVVEEKRQFVEYQLKEQLYNWRDDVRPRVIGKFDDKGEWVAPRGEWLLPPKADFSVSQVARVIASRVKQYIDDTHIQDQIKARLTFLDAKDAVLKKAIGTPFRPAFYCSGCPHNTSTKVPDGSFALAGIGCHVMATSIYPEMNKLTTHMGGEGTPWIGQAAFSTVPHVFQNLGDGTYFHSGYLAIRAAVAAKVNITYKILYNDAVAMTGGQPVDGTVSVPMIAQQMAAEGVKRIALVTEDLSRYADRSNLPAIVTLHDRKDMDDVQRELRELPGCTVLIYDQTCAAEKRRRRKKNEFPDPNKRMVINEAVCEGCGDCGIQSNCVSILPKETEFGRKRTIDQSSCNKDYSCVKGFCPSFVTVEGGTLKKSKTGVSKAPDDWGVLPQPRLPDCEQPYNILINGIGGTGVITVGALMGMAAHLEGKGASVLDMTGMSQKNGSVTSHVKIATSPAHLRAQRIATGEADLILGCDMLTAGAADAVSKMRPGRTLAVVNLHEQPPGTFAQNADWQYPAEEVRALIVESVGGADAADFIDATKLATALMGDSIAANLFMLGYAWQRGRIPLSEAALLRAIEMNGVAVESNKKSFLWGRRAAVDVKKVELTATPAQAIVVQMPQSLDGVIKKRVEFLTGYQNAAYAAQYEQLVSQVRERETALGLPNRLSMAVAKSLFKLMAYKDEYEVARLYTDGRFVEQLKQQFEGDFSLKFNLAPPIFAKKDAKGHLVKAEYGSWMWKAFSVLAKMKGLRGGAFDIFGRTEERKMERALIAEYRQIVAELLAGLSAVNYEQAVAIAALPEKIRGFGHVKEKAVAAFHADKARLLAAFGGARQHAA; encoded by the coding sequence ATGCCCGATACCCCGGCAATGGGTACCGCCGCGTCCGTTCGTGACGCCGCGCCCGCGCAGCCAGTCGTTCTGAACGACGTCAGCCTCGACGACAAGTACACCGCCACTTCCGGCAAGATCTTCCTCTCCGGCATCCAGGCCCTCGTGCGCCTGCCGATGATGCAGAAACTGCGCGACGAAAAGGCCGGCCTGAACACCGCAGGCTTCATCTCGGGCTATCGCGGTTCGCCCCTGGGCGGCCTGGACGAAACGCTGTGGAAGACGAAAAAACACCTGGAAGCGAGCCACATCCAGTTCGTCCCGGGCGTGAACGAGGACCTGGCCGCCACCGCCGTGTGGGGTTCGCAGCAGGTCGACCTGATCGGGCCGTCGAAATACGATGGCGTGTTCGCCATGTGGTACGGCAAGGGCCCGGGTGTGGACCGCTGCGGCGACGTCTTCAAGCACATGAACCACGCCGGCACGTCGAAGCACGGCGGCATCCTGTTGGTCGCCGGCGACGACCATGGCGCCTATTCGTCGACGCTGCCGCACCAGTCCGACCACATCTTCTCGGCCTGCATGATCCCCGTGCTGTACCCCTGCAATGTGCAGGAGTACCTGGACCTGGGCGTGCATGGCTGGGCCATGTCGCGTTTCTCCGGCTGCGCCGTCGCATTCAAGGCGCTGGCAGACACGGTCGAATCGTCGGCTTCCGTCGATGCCGACCCGTTCCGCGTGCAAGTGAAACTGCCGCAGGACTTCCACATGCCGGAAGGCGGCCTGAATGCCCGCCTGTCGTCGATCCCGCTGGGCCAGCAGGCGCGCAACCAGGAAGCGCTGATGCAGGACTACAAGATCTACGCAGCCCTGGCCTACGCGCGTGAAAACAAACTGAATCACACGACCATCGACAACCCGAACGCCAAGCTGGGCATCATCGCTTCGGGCAAATCGTACCTGGACGTGCTGGAAGCGCTGGAAGAACTGGGCATCGACGAGGACATGGCCGCGAAAGTCGGCCTGCGCCTGTTCAAGGTGTCGATGCCCTGGCCGCTGGAGCCGGACTCCGTGCGCGAGTTCGCGCAAGGCCTGGACGAGATCCTGGTGGTGGAAGAGAAGCGCCAGTTCGTCGAATACCAGCTGAAGGAACAACTGTACAACTGGCGCGACGACGTCCGTCCGCGCGTCATCGGCAAGTTCGACGACAAGGGCGAGTGGGTCGCGCCGCGCGGCGAATGGCTGCTGCCGCCGAAGGCCGACTTCTCCGTCTCGCAGGTCGCGCGCGTGATCGCGTCGCGCGTCAAGCAGTATATCGACGACACCCACATCCAGGACCAGATCAAGGCACGCCTGACGTTCCTCGACGCGAAGGATGCGGTCCTGAAGAAGGCCATCGGCACGCCGTTCCGTCCCGCGTTCTATTGCTCCGGCTGCCCGCACAACACCTCGACGAAAGTCCCGGATGGCAGCTTCGCGCTGGCCGGCATCGGCTGCCATGTAATGGCCACGTCGATCTACCCGGAGATGAACAAGCTGACGACGCACATGGGCGGCGAAGGCACGCCGTGGATCGGCCAGGCCGCGTTCTCCACCGTGCCGCACGTGTTCCAGAACCTGGGCGACGGCACCTACTTCCACTCCGGCTATCTGGCCATCCGCGCCGCCGTCGCGGCCAAGGTCAACATCACTTATAAAATCCTGTACAACGACGCCGTCGCGATGACGGGCGGCCAGCCGGTCGACGGCACCGTGTCCGTACCGATGATCGCGCAGCAGATGGCGGCCGAAGGCGTCAAGCGCATCGCCCTTGTCACCGAAGACCTGTCGCGCTATGCGGACCGCTCGAACCTGCCGGCCATCGTCACGCTGCACGACCGCAAGGACATGGACGATGTGCAGCGCGAGCTGCGCGAACTGCCCGGCTGCACGGTGCTGATCTATGACCAGACCTGCGCGGCCGAGAAGCGCCGCCGCCGCAAGAAGAACGAGTTCCCGGACCCGAACAAGCGCATGGTCATCAACGAAGCCGTGTGCGAAGGCTGCGGCGACTGCGGCATCCAGTCCAACTGCGTGTCGATCCTGCCGAAGGAGACGGAGTTCGGCCGCAAGCGCACCATCGACCAGTCCAGCTGCAACAAGGACTACTCGTGCGTGAAGGGCTTCTGCCCCAGCTTCGTGACCGTCGAAGGCGGCACGCTGAAGAAATCGAAGACGGGCGTCAGCAAGGCGCCCGACGACTGGGGCGTGCTGCCGCAACCGCGCCTGCCGGACTGCGAGCAGCCGTACAACATCCTGATCAACGGCATCGGCGGCACCGGCGTCATCACCGTCGGTGCGTTGATGGGCATGGCCGCGCACCTGGAGGGCAAGGGTGCTTCGGTGCTGGACATGACGGGCATGTCGCAGAAAAACGGCTCCGTCACGTCGCACGTGAAGATCGCCACATCGCCCGCGCACCTGCGCGCGCAGCGTATCGCCACCGGCGAAGCGGACCTGATCCTGGGCTGCGACATGCTGACCGCCGGCGCGGCCGACGCGGTGTCGAAGATGCGTCCCGGCCGTACGCTCGCCGTCGTCAACCTGCACGAGCAGCCGCCCGGCACGTTCGCGCAGAACGCCGACTGGCAGTACCCGGCCGAGGAAGTGCGCGCCCTGATCGTCGAATCGGTGGGCGGCGCGGATGCCGCCGACTTCATCGACGCGACCAAGCTGGCCACCGCGCTGATGGGCGACTCGATCGCCGCCAATCTGTTCATGCTGGGTTACGCCTGGCAGCGCGGCCGCATCCCGCTGTCCGAAGCGGCGCTGCTGCGCGCCATCGAGATGAACGGCGTGGCTGTCGAATCGAACAAGAAGAGCTTCCTGTGGGGCCGCCGCGCCGCGGTCGACGTCAAGAAGGTCGAACTGACCGCGACGCCGGCACAGGCCATCGTCGTGCAGATGCCGCAAAGCCTGGATGGCGTCATCAAGAAGCGCGTCGAATTCCTGACCGGCTACCAGAACGCGGCCTATGCGGCGCAGTACGAGCAGCTGGTGTCGCAAGTGCGCGAGCGCGAGACGGCGCTGGGCCTGCCGAACCGGTTGTCGATGGCGGTGGCGAAATCGCTGTTCAAGCTGATGGCATACAAGGACGAATATGAGGTGGCGCGCCTGTACACGGACGGCCGCTTCGTCGAGCAGCTCAAGCAGCAGTTCGAAGGCGACTTCAGCCTGAAGTTCAACCTGGCGCCGCCGATCTTCGCGAAAAAGGACGCCAAGGGCCACCTGGTGAAGGCGGAATACGGATCGTGGATGTGGAAGGCGTTCAGCGTGCTGGCAAAGATGAAAGGCCTGCGCGGCGGTGCGTTCGATATTTTCGGTCGTACCGAGGAGCGCAAGATGGAACGGGCGCTGATCGCCGAGTATCGCCAGATCGTCGCCGAACTGCTGGCCGGCCTGAGCGCCGTCAACTACGAGCAGGCGGTGGCGATTGCCGCGCTGCCCGAGAAGATCCGCGGCTTCGGCCACGTCAAGGAAAAAGCCGTCGCGGCCTTCCACGCCGACAAGGCGCGCCTGCTGGCAGCCTTCGGCGGCGCCCGCCAGCACGCCGCCTGA
- a CDS encoding LysR substrate-binding domain-containing protein, which translates to MELRQLRYFVAIVDHGSLSRAAGVLHVAQPALTAQLRQLEQDLGAQLLHRTAQGVHSTDAGKVFYEHAQAILKQVADARTAVTQSAHPAGSVTLGLPHSISAALALPLLEAARAQYPDITLQLTEELTGNLAEQLKSGRVNLAVLFDDGQLTPFATTPLAEESLCFICRADARWYPQRAAITLQEALQATLILPGLQHGVRPRIEAVAGAAGLAPADVIEINSIAILKSALMADMGATILPVAPVLPEIERGLLRAIPIHGPAISRTVVLCASRTLPLTNAATAISRLAVEVAGQLCRDDVWPGAVLLGSVPARD; encoded by the coding sequence ATGGAATTGCGTCAACTCCGCTATTTTGTTGCAATCGTCGACCACGGCTCCCTGTCGCGCGCGGCGGGCGTGCTGCACGTGGCCCAGCCCGCACTGACGGCGCAGCTGCGCCAGCTGGAGCAGGATCTGGGCGCACAGCTGCTGCACCGCACGGCACAGGGCGTGCACAGCACCGATGCGGGCAAGGTGTTCTACGAACATGCGCAGGCGATCCTGAAGCAGGTGGCGGATGCGCGCACCGCCGTCACGCAGTCGGCCCACCCGGCCGGCAGCGTGACGCTCGGGCTGCCGCACAGCATCTCGGCGGCCCTGGCGCTGCCGCTGCTGGAGGCGGCCCGGGCGCAGTATCCCGACATCACGCTGCAGTTGACCGAGGAGCTGACGGGCAACCTGGCCGAGCAGCTGAAATCGGGCCGCGTCAATCTCGCCGTGCTGTTCGACGATGGCCAGTTGACGCCGTTTGCCACCACGCCGCTGGCGGAAGAATCGCTGTGCTTCATCTGCCGCGCCGACGCCCGCTGGTATCCGCAGCGCGCCGCCATCACCCTGCAGGAAGCGCTGCAGGCCACGCTGATCCTGCCGGGCCTGCAACACGGCGTGCGGCCACGCATCGAAGCCGTCGCGGGTGCGGCGGGGCTGGCGCCGGCGGATGTCATCGAGATCAACTCCATCGCCATCCTGAAATCGGCCCTGATGGCGGACATGGGCGCCACTATCCTCCCCGTGGCCCCCGTGCTGCCGGAGATCGAGCGGGGCCTGCTGCGGGCCATTCCCATCCACGGTCCCGCCATCTCGCGCACCGTCGTGCTGTGCGCCTCGCGCACGCTGCCGCTGACGAATGCCGCGACGGCCATCAGCCGGCTGGCGGTGGAGGTGGCCGGTCAACTGTGCCGCGACGACGTCTGGCCGGGTGCCGTGCTGCTGGGGTCTGTCCCTGCCAGGGACTGA